A genomic region of Eriocheir sinensis breed Jianghai 21 chromosome 42, ASM2467909v1, whole genome shotgun sequence contains the following coding sequences:
- the LOC127010050 gene encoding zinc finger protein OZF-like isoform X2, producing the protein MEGEDGRKRWNAAGKHKCDHCGKFFTYKTNLSKHINNIHLYGPYPCSVCGCAYSTKTWLKKHACGKQHMCGEVGFLKPLNCEECGRAFSKPESLAAHTAAHFLPSALTCDVCNKHFTDRYALKRHLKTHKAVEKFMCEECGREYSQKGNLNLHIRSCHGGVPQVKAECVEGAGSVDEPPDPLQVHSTDARKNYKSASVARRHECKECGRRFTTRYILKNHLATHSKERPYECEVCGKAFARKDLCRKHTNMHFAPREMICDHCGKGFSDKGCLRQHILTHLPKQHRCEGCGKEFIMKASLQSHLRKNVHNCKKNP; encoded by the coding sequence ATGGAAGGGGAAgacgggaggaagaggtggaatgcTGCCGGGAAGCACAAGTGTGACCACTGTGGAAAATTTTTCACTTACAAAACCAACTTGtcaaaacacataaataacataCACTTATATGGTCCTTATCCATGCAGCGTCTGTGGCTGCGCTTACAGCACCAAAACGTGGCTTAAGAAACACGCATGTGGTAAGCAACACATGTGTGGAGAGGTGGGCTTCCTCAAACCTCTAAACTGCGAGGAGTGTGGCAGAGCCTTCTCAAAGCCCGAGTCCCTGGCCGCACACACCGCCGCACACTTCTTGCCCTCAGCGCTGACGTGCGACGTGTGCAACAAACACTTCACAGACAGATACGCACTCAAGCGGCACCTCAAGACACACaaagcagtagagaaatttatgtGTGAGGAGTGTGGCCGCGAGTACTCACAGAAAGGCAACCTGAACCTGCACATTCGTTCCTGTCATGGGGGTGTGCCTCAGGTGAAGGCTGAGTGTGTGGAGGGGGCAGGAAGCGTGGATGAACCTCCTGACCCCCTTCAAGTTCACTCAACAGACGCGAGGAAGAACTACAAGTCAGCAAGTGTTGCGCGGAGACACGAGTGCAAGGAGTGCGGGCGGCGCTTCACCACCCGGTACATCCTCAAGAACCACCTGGCCACACACTCCAAGGAGAGGCCCTACGAGTGTGAGGTGTGCGGCAAGGCGTTCGCGAGGAAGGACTTATGCAGGAAACACACTAACATGCACTTTGCCCCGAGGGAGATGATCTGTGACCACTGCGGGAAGGGATTCTCAGACAAGGGGTGTCTGCGGCAGCACATCCTGACGCACCTTCCGAAGCAGCACAGGTGTGAGGGGTGCGGCAAGGAGTTCATCATGAAGGCTTCCCTGCAGAGCCACCTTCGTAAAAATGTCCACAACTGCAAGAAGAATCCCTGA
- the LOC127010050 gene encoding gastrula zinc finger protein XlCGF8.2DB-like isoform X3 — protein sequence MEGEDGRKRWNAAGKHKCDHCGKFFTYKTNLSKHINNIHLYGPYPCSVCGCAYSTKTWLKKHACGKQHMCGEVGFLKPLNCEECGRAFSKPESLAAHTAAHFLPSALTCDVCNKHFTDRYALKRHLKTHKAVEKFMCEECGREYSQKGNLNLHIRSCHGGVPQVKAECVEGAGSVDEPPDPLQVHSTDARKNYKSASVARRHECKECGRRFTTRYILKNHLATHSKERPYECEVCGKAFARKDLCRKHTNMHFAPREMICDHCGKGFSDKGCLRQHILTHLPKQHRCEGCGKEFIMKASLLSHLRKNVHNCKKNP from the coding sequence ATGGAAGGGGAAgacgggaggaagaggtggaatgcTGCCGGGAAGCACAAGTGTGACCACTGTGGAAAATTTTTCACTTACAAAACCAACTTGtcaaaacacataaataacataCACTTATATGGTCCTTATCCATGCAGCGTCTGTGGCTGCGCTTACAGCACCAAAACGTGGCTTAAGAAACACGCATGTGGTAAGCAACACATGTGTGGAGAGGTGGGCTTCCTCAAACCTCTAAACTGCGAGGAGTGTGGCAGAGCCTTCTCAAAGCCCGAGTCCCTGGCCGCACACACCGCCGCACACTTCTTGCCCTCAGCGCTGACGTGCGACGTGTGCAACAAACACTTCACAGACAGATACGCACTCAAGCGGCACCTCAAGACACACaaagcagtagagaaatttatgtGTGAGGAGTGTGGCCGCGAGTACTCACAGAAAGGCAACCTGAACCTGCACATTCGTTCCTGTCATGGGGGTGTGCCTCAGGTGAAGGCTGAGTGTGTGGAGGGGGCAGGAAGCGTGGATGAACCTCCTGACCCCCTTCAAGTTCACTCAACAGACGCGAGGAAGAACTACAAGTCAGCAAGTGTTGCGCGGAGACACGAGTGCAAGGAGTGCGGGCGGCGCTTCACCACCCGGTACATCCTCAAGAACCACCTGGCCACACACTCCAAGGAGAGGCCCTACGAGTGTGAGGTGTGCGGCAAGGCGTTCGCGAGGAAGGACTTATGCAGGAAACACACTAACATGCACTTTGCCCCGAGGGAGATGATCTGTGACCACTGCGGGAAGGGATTCTCAGACAAGGGGTGTCTGCGGCAGCACATCCTGACGCACCTTCCGAAGCAGCACAG